The region TGTCGAGAATTCCATTCCAGAGATAGTTAAGGCTATTGATGAAATTACAGTAAGACTTAAATCAAATGGTAGATTGTTTTATATTGGTACTGGTACTTCAGGAAGATTAGGTGTACTTGATGCATCAGAATGCCCCCCAACTTTTTGTACCAATCCAGATTTGGTTCAAGGGATAATCGCTGGAGGTATACCTTCATTAACAAGAAGTTCTGAATCTCTAGAGGATGTATCCGAGATTTCTATAGCTGATCTTAAAAGTAGATGTTTTTCAAATAGAGACGTCTTGATAGGTATAACATCTAGTGGTAGAACTCCATATGTTATTGGGGCATTAGACTATTCTAAAAGTATAAATGCACTAACTATTTCTATTTCATCAGTTCCAGAAAGTGATTCAGCCTTAAATAATGATATAGATATTAGGCTGATTACAGGACCAGAGATTCTTGCGGGCTCCACAAGATTAAAAGCTGGAACAGCTACAAAGATGGTCTTAAATATAATTTCTACATCTGTGATGATTAAATTAGGAAAGGTTTATGGTAATAGAATGATTGATTTATCCATAAGCAACGATAAATTATTTGATAGGGCAATTGGTATATTATTAGATATTGGTTCAGTCGAGAAAGAAACTGCTGTTCAACTTTTAAAGAAAACAAATGGATCTGTAAAATTATCTTTATTAATAGCTTTGACTGGGATGGATGTTTTTAAAGCTAGGCAATTACTTAATAATTCAAAGGGAAATTTAAGAACAGCACTAATTTCGGCTAAAAGTGATTGAATTATAGTTAATTAAACTTTTTATATTCATAATATAGTTTCTGCATGAAAATTTAAAAACAGTTACTATATAAAAAATTAATTAGAACTATGTCAAAAGTGTTGATGGACACAGATAAAGGCCAATTGACTATTGACCTGTTTGATAATGATGCACCCAAAACAGTAGAAAACTTTTTGAAGCTTGCTAAAGAGGGCTTTTATGATGGACTGTCTTTCCACAGAGTTATTAATGGTTTTATGGCACAAGGCGGTTGTCCAAATACTAGAGAAGGATCAAGAGGTATGCCTGGAACTGGAGGTCCTGGGTACTCCATTAACTGTGAAATTAATCCAAACAAGCATGAGGCTGGTTCTCTTTCCATGGCACACGCAGGAAAAGATACTGGTGGTAGTCAATTCTTTCTAGTTCATGCTCCACAACCTCATTTGGATGGAGTACATACGGTTTTTGGCAAAACTAATGACATGGAAATTCTTCTATCTATTACTAATGGTACTAAAATTAATAGAGTAAGTATTGTCTAACAAAATTGTTATTTAATAATATTTTTATAATTAATTCCATTCGATAGTGCTGGTTTTATCTTTATAAGCCCAATCAAATAATGGCGATTTTTCAAAACTTGAAAGTTCGCTAATTTTTTTCTCTTCGATTAATAAATTTGAAGAAGGATGTAAAAGTTTTTCATAATTATCGGTTTTAATTATTCCAATCCTTTTTGTATTTTTCCAATTACTTAGTTCTTTTAGTAGTGATTCAAGTAACCTTTTATCGATCAAGTTACCTTCTAAATGTGTTTTAATATCTCTATGCCTAATATTCCAAATAAACAATGGATTTTTACATAGGGCTATCAACCTTGGAGAGTGTTGAATAGAAATATTTAAAAAATGATTTTCTGACCACTTAGCTGCTTTATCTACAAAATGTTTTAAGTCATTATCGAAAACTTTGCCATCCCAATATACAACAATATTTTGTCTTTCATTGCTTAAATTTGCCTTTATATTATTATCAAATAAGTGTCCAAGTTTTTCTCTTTTTACCTCCAGGTAAGCTGCATTGTGGTCTCCAGGGCATATGACCAGAGGAACACGTGATTCAACCTGAAGTCCGTAGCCTCCAAGTCCTGCTATTTTTCTTGGATTATTGGTTAGTAACTTAAGTCTGTTAATTCCTAAATCTGTCAATATTTGTGCTCCTACTCCATAATTTCTTAGGTCTGCAGGAAAGCCCAACTTCTCATTAGCCTCAACAGTATCTAATCCTCCGTCTTGCAAATTGTAGGCTTTTAATTTGTTAACTAAACCTATTCCTCTACCTTCCTGCCTTAGATATACAACAACTCCTTCTCCTTCTTCAGATATTCTTGATAAGGCCGCCTCTAATTGTGGTCTGCAATCGCACCTTAATGATCCAAATGCATCTCCAGTTAGACACTCTGAATGCATTCGCACCAATACTGGCTCTTTTAAATTTTCTGGATCACCTTTTATTATTGCTACGTGTTCAGATCCATCCAATTCGTTCTTATATCCTATTGCCTTAAAATCTCCAAATAGGCTAGGCAACTTTGCAATTGCTTGTCTGTAGACAAAGCGTTCATTTTCAAGTCTGTAATGAATTAAATCTGCAATACTTATCAACTTTAATTTTCTTTCCTTCGAATATTTTTTCAATTCCGGAAGTCTTGCCATTGAGCCATCCAGGTTTTGGATTTCACAAATAACGCCTGCAGGAGATAGGCCAGCTAACAAAGATAAATCTACTGCTGCTTCCGTATGACCAGCTCTTTTTAAAACCCCACCAATTTTTGCTCTTAAGGGAAAAATATGCCCTGGTCTTCGTAAATCTATTGGTTTTGTTTGATTATTAAGAGCAACTTGAATTGTTTTAGCTCTATCTTCAGCTGATATTCCAGTTGATACTCCAAATTCAGGACCTGCATCGATGCTTACAGTGAAGGCTGTTTGGTTGGAATCGGTATTTCTATCGACCATTAAAGGTAGATCTAACTGGTCTAATCTTTCCCCTTGCATTGCTAGACAAATCAAACCTCTAGCTTCAGTTGCCATAAAATTTATTTGCTGAGGAGTCGCAAATTGAGCAGCACAGATTAAATCACCTTCGTTTTCTCTCTTTTCATCATCAACTACAACAACACATTCACCGTTTCTAATAGCAGCCAGAGCATCCGCTATATCATCAAATTCAATTTCATAACAATCTTCTGATTTCAACTTATTCCTCGTGTTTGTGGTGAAATGGTTCTTTGCTACTTATTCTCAAATGAATATCTCATCATTCTACGAAATAACCTTGATGTTATGGCAATTAGTACATCGAAAGCTGGGAGGATCGCAATTTATGGAGCATCTGGATATGGAGGTCTTCAACTCGTTAAGTTGATTAATGAGCATCCAAACTTTGAGATTTCAACTTTAAATGGGGATCGATCAGTAGGTAAGAGCTGGAATGAAATAAATCCTTTTATGAAACTTGTTGGGGATAAAGAGATTACTAAAGGAAATATTGATGAAATCGCTCAAGATTCTGATTATGCGATATTGAGCTTACCAAACGGCATATCATCACAATTAACCCCTTTATTATTAGAAAAAGGTATTAAAGTAATTGATTTATCAGCTGATTATAGATTTAAATCATTAGATAAATGGAAAGAAGTCTATTCCAAAGAAGCTGAAAAATATCAAAGATTTGACTACGAATTATGTGAAGAGGCTATTTATGGCTTTTCAGAGGTATTTAGTGGTGAAATTTCAAAGTCTAGATTAATTGCTTGTCCAGGTTGTTACCCAACCTCATCTCTTAGTGTACTTATTCCATTCTTAAAACAAGGATTAATTGAAAGTGAAGGCATTATTATTGATGCAAAATCTGGCACATCCGGTGGAGGTAGAAATCCAAGCGAACAACTCTTACTCTCTGAATGTTCTGAATCAATTAAGCCATATGGAGTCATTGGGCATAGACATACTGCAGAGATAGAAAGTATCGCTAGTCACTTTGCTGGTCATGAAATTAATTTGCAATTTACGCCCCATTTGGTTCCTATGGTTAGAGGTATTTTATCGACAGTTTATGCGCGTTTAAGAGATCCTGGATTAACAGCAGAAGATTGTAAAATTGTAATTGAAGCTTTTTATAAAAATCACCCATTTATTGATATTTTGCCTGTGGGTATTTATCCAGCTACTAAATGGGTTAAAAATACTAATAAAGTTATGATTTCAGTTGAAGTTGATAAACGTAATGGAAGAATAGTACTAATGAGTGTCATTGATAATCTTCTAAAAGGTCAAGCAGGACAGGCCATACAAAATTTAAATATTTTGCACGGACTTGAATCAGGTATTGGTCTACCTAAGATTACTTATTACCCTTGAAGTTAGTTCTTATATTCTTTGCTACTTTTGCTATCGCCAAAGGTAATATTATATGTTCCATTTTTTGAATTTTTTGTTTTAATGTCTCTTTACTATCTTTTTCTTGAATAGGGACTGCAGCTTGAATAATTATTGAGCCAGAATCAACTTCCTTTTGTACATAGTGAACCGTACATCCAGTTATAGTAACACTCTTATCTATTGCCTGCTGTATTGCATCAACGCCTTTAAAAGAAGGTAATAGTGATGGATGTATATTAATTAGTCGGTTTGTAAACCTATTAATTAATTCTTCTCCAACAATTCTCATCCATCCAGCCATAACAACTAGTTCTACTGATAAGTCCTCTAGTTTTTTTGATACCTTCCTGTCGTGTTCTAATCTAGTATCATAATCTCTATGATTAATAATTACATAAGGTATTTTGTATTTGATAGCCTTTTTTATTGCTAAGCAATTAGGATTATTGACAATTAAGATAGAAATTTCTGCATTAAGTTTTTTATTTTGAATTGATTTAATAATGTACTCAAAATTCGAGCCATTGCCAGAAGCAAGGACACCTAATCTTATTTTTGGTTCATATAAAGGGCTTTCTGAATCTAAAGGGCTGATTAGGCTATGTTCGTTTAAATCATAAGATAAATTGTTCTCCATATATTTTTTTTTATCTTGGTTCATCAAATAATGATATTTACAACTAAATATATGACCTTTAGAAGAAATTACAATATCTAATTATAAAGACATATTTAATAGTAATGAAAGTTAATTAAACATTTAGTTATCCCAAAAGTAGATAAAAATGACTATCAAGCATATTTACATTCCTATTTGTCAATTACTAAACATTCGCCATTTGAAAACCATTCTTGACTAATATAAATTAAATCAATTTGTTTTACGGTTCTCATTTGAGAATACCTGCAAACAGATCTCATTAAGGAGTATTCTTTTATCAATAATGGCAATAACTGACATCTTCCAGATGAATAACTACGATAAATGGTTAAGATACTGCAATCTTTTATTTAGCGATGATTCATTAGGTTTCTGGCTAGATATAAGCAGAATGGATGTCGACAAGAGCGATTTTGAAAAATTTAAGGAAATCTATTCCAAAGCTTTTGATTCTTTAGAAAGTCTAGAGAATGGATCGATTGCCAATATTGATGAAGATAGACAAGTTGGGCATTACTGGCTTCGAAATCCGAAAATTGCTCCAACTCAAGAAATTGCAGAATCTATCACCAAAGAAATACAAGACATATCAAAATTTGGGGAATCAATATTAAACGGAGAAATAACTAACAGCGTTGGAAAAAAATATACAGATGTTTTTTGGATAGGTATAGGTGGTAGTGGTTTAGGTCCCTTACTTATTAAAGAGTCATTTAAGAGAGAGTCAATCGGATTGAATCTTCATTTTCTAGACAATGTAGACCCCGAAGGGATTTCACATAAATTAAATTCCATTCTTCCTAATATTGAATCAACTTTGTTTGTAGTTGTTAGTAAATCAGGTGGCACTCCAGAACCTTTGATAGGGATGGAGCAAGCTATGAAGTTTGTCCAAGATAACAACCAGAATTGGTCATCTCGAGCGATAGCAATTACATCAAAAGGGAGTAAGTTAGATGTCTTAGCAGCTAATGAAAATTGGTTACATATTTTTGATTTACCTGATTGGGTTGGTGGAAGGACAAGTATTACTGGTGCTGTTGGATTATTACCTGCTGTACTAATTGGCGCTGATATTAATAAGTTTTTAGATGGTGCATCTCAAATGGATGCATTAACAAGAGTGAAAGACATTAAAAATAATCCAGCAGCACTTTTATCCTTGGCTTGGTTCAAATCAGGGATGGGAAAAGGATTAAGAGATATGGTTGTACTTCCCTATAGAGACAGATTAGAAGTTTTCAGTAGATATCTTCAACAACTTGTGATGGAATCATTAGGTAAGAAGTTAGATAGAGAAGGAAATCAAGTTAATCAAGGTATCGCAGTCTATGGTAATAAAGGATCTACCGATCAGCATGCATATGTGCAGCAATTAAGAGATGGTGTTGATAATTTCTTTGTCAATTTCATTGAGATTCTTCATGATCCAGCGGAGATAGTTGAAGTAAAAAATAAGCGACCAGGAGACTATTTGTCTGGATTTTTGCAAGGAACTCGCTCTGCATTATCTGAAGGTGGTAGACAGAACTTGACTATTACATTTAAATCATTTGATGAATCTAGTCTTGGTGCATTAATTGCATTATTTGAGCGAGCAGTAAGCTTTTATGCTGAATTAATTAATGTGAATGCTTACAATCAACCTGGAGTTGAAGCGGGGAAGAAAGCGGCAACAAATATAATTAATCTTCAAAAAGACATTGAGGCACTATTGGATGATGGTAAAGAAAGAACATTAAATGAAATTAATAATTCATTGTCTACTGATTCAACGGAATCTATTTATTTAATCATGAGAAAACTTTCAGAAAATTCTGATCTTTATTCAATGAATGGTAATCAATCAAATCCAGATAAACTAATTATCTCGAAAACTTGATTTCTAAATAACTATATTAACTAATTTATTTGGAACAACAATTATTCGTTTTGGTTCTTTCCCCTCTATCCATTTTAGAGCTGCTTCACTTTTAATAGCTATATTCTCTAATTCCTCTTTAGATAGATTTTTACTAGCCGCGATTGATCCTCTAACTTTTCCATTAATTTGAATCATCAGTTTGAAAGTAGCTTGTTCTATTGCAGCTGCGTCAAATTTAGGCCATGATTGAAGATGAATACTTTGAGTATTCCCGATTCTCTTCCACAGCTCTTCTGCAATATGAGGAGAAAATGGAGAAGTTATTTTGACTAAAATTGAAATAACATTATTTAGAGTTTCATTACTACAGTAATTAACTATTGAACTTAGGCCATTCACGGCTTTCATCAGTTCAGATATTGCTGTATTAAATTGAAGATGGTCTAGATCATCAGTAATTTCCTTGATAGCAATATTAATTAGACGTAAGGCTTCATCGTCCTTAGACTTATCTTTTTCTATATTTAATCTTGAATTAGTCTTTGTTAGTTCTACGGTATTAATAACAAATTTCCAGAGTCTCTGTATAAATCGATATTGCCCTTCAACATCTGAGTCATCCCATTCTAAATCTTTTTCAGGAGGAGCTTTAAAAAGAATAAACATTCTAGCTGTGTCTGCACCATATTTATCTATGACTAATGATGGGTCTACACCATTATATTTAGACTTCGACATCTTTTCATAGATAATTTCAATATTTTCTCCAGTAATTGGATCTTTAGGATTATCAATATCTTTTATTTGATCTTTTGAAAAATATTTATTATTATTTGGATTTTTAAAAGTAATAGCTTGAACCATTCCCTGAGTTAATAGTTTCTTAAAGGGTTCATCAATATTTAATAATCCACAGCTTTTTAATGCTTTGGTTAAAAATCTTGAATAAAGTAAATGAAGGATTGCATGCTCAATACCACCAACGTATTGTTTAACAGGTAGCCATTTATCTATCTCACTTTTTATAAATGGATGTTCCTCATTTCCAGGGTTTATATATCTTAAAAAATACCAAGATGAACACATAAATGTGTCCATTGTGTCAGTTTCTCTTTTTGCTTCAAGTCCACATTTAGGACAACAGGTATTTATCCATTCGGTTTTTGTCGTTAAAGGTGATTTGCCTTTACCAGTTAATTTAATATCAACAGGTAGCAAAACAGGAAGATCCTTGTCTGGGACTCTTACTTGACCACACTTCTTACAATTAATAATCGGAATTGGGCAACCCCAATATCTTTGTCTAGATATAAGCCAATCCCTTAACTTATATGTGGTTTTTGGTTTTGCCCAATTAGCATTGGATCCTAATTGAAGTATTTTTGTTTTTGCAATATCAGACTCAATTCCATTGAATATATCAGAATTGATCATTACTCCTTTATCAACATACACAGAGTCTAAATAACTATCATCTTCATAATTATTGGGTCTTATGACATGATTAATGGGTAAATCATATGATTTAGCAAACTTATAATCTCTACTATCATGAGCGGGAACACCCATGACAACTCCAGTTCCATATTCCATAATCACATAGTCGCCAATCCAAACAGGAATCTCTTTGCTATTTGCTGGGTTAATTGCATTTACTCCTAAATACATTCCAAGTTTTTTTCTACTATCTGAATTACGTTCTTGATCACTTAACTTTTCTTGTGTATTCCTAAACTCTATTAGTTGATCGATATCTTTATCATTTATTAATTGATCAATTAGTGGATGATTTGATGCTAATACAAGATAACTTACTCCATAGATTGTATCGATTCTTGTAGTGAAAGCTGTTAATTTTTGATTGTGATTTTTAATATCAAAAGTTATTTCTGCTCCGATTGACTTGCCAATCCAATTTTTTTGCATAACCCTGACTCTTTCTGGCCAGTCTTTAAGCTTAACTAAATCCTTATTTAGATCTTCGGCAAAACTTGTAATACTTAAAAACCACTGGTTTAAATCCTTTTTCTCAACTTTAGCTCCAGATCTCCAAGATTTACCTTCAGCATCTACTTGTTCATTTGCAAGAACAGTTTGATCAATTGGATCCCAATTTACTGTTGCTTTTTTTTGATAGGCAAGGTTATTTTTATGTAATTGATTAAATATATATTGAGTCCATTTATAATAATCTTCTTTGCAAGTAGTAACTTCTTTAGACCAATCTATTGATAATCCAAGTCGATCTAATTGATCTTTCATTTGTAAAATATTTTTATCTGTCCAGGTAGATGGACTTGTCTCTCTCTCTATTGCTGCATTTTCAGCCGGTAAACCGAAGGCATCCCATCCCATTGGATGAAGGACGTTATAACCTTGCATCCTTTTATATCTTGCCAATACATCTGTAATGACATAATTCCTCACGTGCCCCATATGTAATGAACCGGAAGGGTATGGGAACATTGATAAGGCATAAAAAGTATTGTCTTTGTTTACCTCGGTATTTGTTCTATAGAGCCCTTGATTAACCCACTCTTTTTGCCAATAAGCTTCAATATCACGAGGCTTATAACGCTGGTCAATTATCTCTGAAGTAGTATTATTCAAGGAACATCTCCTTCAGTAGTTGATTTACCAATCAGATAATGTTCTCATAAATTGATGCCCAATACGCGAATAGTTCTGAAATTACTACCAAGAACGCTTTATTTTCTATGAACATAGTTAAACAAACTTAAAATTATGAAAAATAATTTCTCAAAATATCAAGGTCTTGGTAATGATTTCATTATCTTTGATGCTCGTGGTAATAAATTAGATAATTTATTTACAGAAAATAAAGATAATTTTATTGAACATCTATGTAATAGAAATTTTGGTATCGGAGCTGATGGAATTATTCTTATATTAGAATCCAATAATAAATGTTTTGCGAGAATGAGGATATTTAATTCTGATGGTTCTGAACCAGAAATGTGTGGCAACGGTATAAGATGCTTGGTTGCTTTTTTAAACGATAATAATGAAATTAAGGATAAGTCTGAGATTCGAATTGAAACCAAGGCTGGTCTTATTCTTACATCTATCTCTGATAATGAAAATATTAAAGTTAATATGGGAGAACCTATCCTTTCTCCTGAAGATATACCTACAAAATTGTTAATGAATAATTTAACAGTTCCTAATGGAAAGATTACAATAAATGAACAAATCTTAAATGTTTATGCTGCTAGTATGGGAAATCCTCATATGATCTTATTTGTGGATAAAATTGATAACATACCATTTGAAGAGTGGGGAAGATACCTTGAAAAACACAATACATTTCCCAATAACACCAATGTTCACTTTGTAGAATTAATTGATAAATCAAATATTAAAGTTAAAGTATGGGAAAGGGGTTGTGGGCCAACGCTAGCTTGTGGTACAGGAGCTTGCGCTTGTCTGGTCATTACATCTAAGCTAGGTAAAACTTTAAACAACGCTAATATTTATTTACCAGGTGGCAAATTAGAAATTGAATGGCCGAATCAAGCAGGTCCAGTTTTAATGCAGGGGCCTGCATTAAAAGTATTTAGTGGAGAGATAGATATTTAGTTACTCTTCAATATGAATAATATTTATCTTGATGCATCAGCGACTACTCCGCCACATATAGATGTTATTAATAAACAAAAGGATATTCAATCTGAATGCTGGGGGAATCCATCTAGTATCCATAAAGTTGGAGTTATTGCAAGAGAGATTTTGGAAAGATCTAGATTATCAATAGCTAACAAATTAAAAGCTTCTTCCGATGAAATCTTTTTCACTTCTGGAGCAACTGAGTCGAATTATCTTGCACTTAAAGTTGTATCTAATACTCTTGATAAAGGAAGACTTATTATAAGTAGCGTTGAACACCCTTCTATTAACATAATAGCCAATCAATTGCTTAATGATGGATGGGATGTGAAATACTGGCCTGTAGATCGTTATGGAATTATTGATCTAGATTTGTTGGAGGAGATGTTATCTCCTCCAACAAGATTGGTTTCGATAATCTGGGGTCAAAGTGAGATTGGGGCTATTCAGCCCATTAATCTCATAGGTATGGAATGTAAAAAACGCAATATAATTTTTCATACTGACGCTACACAGGTCCTCCCTAGCGGTCTTATTGATTGGAGTAAATTAAATGTTGATATGGTTAGTGCATCTGCTCATAAACTTCAAGG is a window of Prochlorococcus marinus str. MIT 0917 DNA encoding:
- the murQ gene encoding N-acetylmuramic acid 6-phosphate etherase, which gives rise to MSNLNNGSINNNYRILTEQINLKSNELDIKSTNEIVKIFSEADKEPQKAVENSIPEIVKAIDEITVRLKSNGRLFYIGTGTSGRLGVLDASECPPTFCTNPDLVQGIIAGGIPSLTRSSESLEDVSEISIADLKSRCFSNRDVLIGITSSGRTPYVIGALDYSKSINALTISISSVPESDSALNNDIDIRLITGPEILAGSTRLKAGTATKMVLNIISTSVMIKLGKVYGNRMIDLSISNDKLFDRAIGILLDIGSVEKETAVQLLKKTNGSVKLSLLIALTGMDVFKARQLLNNSKGNLRTALISAKSD
- a CDS encoding peptidylprolyl isomerase, which produces MSKVLMDTDKGQLTIDLFDNDAPKTVENFLKLAKEGFYDGLSFHRVINGFMAQGGCPNTREGSRGMPGTGGPGYSINCEINPNKHEAGSLSMAHAGKDTGGSQFFLVHAPQPHLDGVHTVFGKTNDMEILLSITNGTKINRVSIV
- the ribBA gene encoding bifunctional 3,4-dihydroxy-2-butanone-4-phosphate synthase/GTP cyclohydrolase II → MKSEDCYEIEFDDIADALAAIRNGECVVVVDDEKRENEGDLICAAQFATPQQINFMATEARGLICLAMQGERLDQLDLPLMVDRNTDSNQTAFTVSIDAGPEFGVSTGISAEDRAKTIQVALNNQTKPIDLRRPGHIFPLRAKIGGVLKRAGHTEAAVDLSLLAGLSPAGVICEIQNLDGSMARLPELKKYSKERKLKLISIADLIHYRLENERFVYRQAIAKLPSLFGDFKAIGYKNELDGSEHVAIIKGDPENLKEPVLVRMHSECLTGDAFGSLRCDCRPQLEAALSRISEEGEGVVVYLRQEGRGIGLVNKLKAYNLQDGGLDTVEANEKLGFPADLRNYGVGAQILTDLGINRLKLLTNNPRKIAGLGGYGLQVESRVPLVICPGDHNAAYLEVKREKLGHLFDNNIKANLSNERQNIVVYWDGKVFDNDLKHFVDKAAKWSENHFLNISIQHSPRLIALCKNPLFIWNIRHRDIKTHLEGNLIDKRLLESLLKELSNWKNTKRIGIIKTDNYEKLLHPSSNLLIEEKKISELSSFEKSPLFDWAYKDKTSTIEWN
- the argC gene encoding N-acetyl-gamma-glutamyl-phosphate reductase, whose product is MAISTSKAGRIAIYGASGYGGLQLVKLINEHPNFEISTLNGDRSVGKSWNEINPFMKLVGDKEITKGNIDEIAQDSDYAILSLPNGISSQLTPLLLEKGIKVIDLSADYRFKSLDKWKEVYSKEAEKYQRFDYELCEEAIYGFSEVFSGEISKSRLIACPGCYPTSSLSVLIPFLKQGLIESEGIIIDAKSGTSGGGRNPSEQLLLSECSESIKPYGVIGHRHTAEIESIASHFAGHEINLQFTPHLVPMVRGILSTVYARLRDPGLTAEDCKIVIEAFYKNHPFIDILPVGIYPATKWVKNTNKVMISVEVDKRNGRIVLMSVIDNLLKGQAGQAIQNLNILHGLESGIGLPKITYYP
- the purN gene encoding phosphoribosylglycinamide formyltransferase; the encoded protein is MNQDKKKYMENNLSYDLNEHSLISPLDSESPLYEPKIRLGVLASGNGSNFEYIIKSIQNKKLNAEISILIVNNPNCLAIKKAIKYKIPYVIINHRDYDTRLEHDRKVSKKLEDLSVELVVMAGWMRIVGEELINRFTNRLINIHPSLLPSFKGVDAIQQAIDKSVTITGCTVHYVQKEVDSGSIIIQAAVPIQEKDSKETLKQKIQKMEHIILPLAIAKVAKNIRTNFKGNK
- a CDS encoding glucose-6-phosphate isomerase, giving the protein MAITDIFQMNNYDKWLRYCNLLFSDDSLGFWLDISRMDVDKSDFEKFKEIYSKAFDSLESLENGSIANIDEDRQVGHYWLRNPKIAPTQEIAESITKEIQDISKFGESILNGEITNSVGKKYTDVFWIGIGGSGLGPLLIKESFKRESIGLNLHFLDNVDPEGISHKLNSILPNIESTLFVVVSKSGGTPEPLIGMEQAMKFVQDNNQNWSSRAIAITSKGSKLDVLAANENWLHIFDLPDWVGGRTSITGAVGLLPAVLIGADINKFLDGASQMDALTRVKDIKNNPAALLSLAWFKSGMGKGLRDMVVLPYRDRLEVFSRYLQQLVMESLGKKLDREGNQVNQGIAVYGNKGSTDQHAYVQQLRDGVDNFFVNFIEILHDPAEIVEVKNKRPGDYLSGFLQGTRSALSEGGRQNLTITFKSFDESSLGALIALFERAVSFYAELINVNAYNQPGVEAGKKAATNIINLQKDIEALLDDGKERTLNEINNSLSTDSTESIYLIMRKLSENSDLYSMNGNQSNPDKLIISKT
- the leuS gene encoding leucine--tRNA ligase; translated protein: MNNTTSEIIDQRYKPRDIEAYWQKEWVNQGLYRTNTEVNKDNTFYALSMFPYPSGSLHMGHVRNYVITDVLARYKRMQGYNVLHPMGWDAFGLPAENAAIERETSPSTWTDKNILQMKDQLDRLGLSIDWSKEVTTCKEDYYKWTQYIFNQLHKNNLAYQKKATVNWDPIDQTVLANEQVDAEGKSWRSGAKVEKKDLNQWFLSITSFAEDLNKDLVKLKDWPERVRVMQKNWIGKSIGAEITFDIKNHNQKLTAFTTRIDTIYGVSYLVLASNHPLIDQLINDKDIDQLIEFRNTQEKLSDQERNSDSRKKLGMYLGVNAINPANSKEIPVWIGDYVIMEYGTGVVMGVPAHDSRDYKFAKSYDLPINHVIRPNNYEDDSYLDSVYVDKGVMINSDIFNGIESDIAKTKILQLGSNANWAKPKTTYKLRDWLISRQRYWGCPIPIINCKKCGQVRVPDKDLPVLLPVDIKLTGKGKSPLTTKTEWINTCCPKCGLEAKRETDTMDTFMCSSWYFLRYINPGNEEHPFIKSEIDKWLPVKQYVGGIEHAILHLLYSRFLTKALKSCGLLNIDEPFKKLLTQGMVQAITFKNPNNNKYFSKDQIKDIDNPKDPITGENIEIIYEKMSKSKYNGVDPSLVIDKYGADTARMFILFKAPPEKDLEWDDSDVEGQYRFIQRLWKFVINTVELTKTNSRLNIEKDKSKDDEALRLINIAIKEITDDLDHLQFNTAISELMKAVNGLSSIVNYCSNETLNNVISILVKITSPFSPHIAEELWKRIGNTQSIHLQSWPKFDAAAIEQATFKLMIQINGKVRGSIAASKNLSKEELENIAIKSEAALKWIEGKEPKRIIVVPNKLVNIVI
- the dapF gene encoding diaminopimelate epimerase, which encodes MKNNFSKYQGLGNDFIIFDARGNKLDNLFTENKDNFIEHLCNRNFGIGADGIILILESNNKCFARMRIFNSDGSEPEMCGNGIRCLVAFLNDNNEIKDKSEIRIETKAGLILTSISDNENIKVNMGEPILSPEDIPTKLLMNNLTVPNGKITINEQILNVYAASMGNPHMILFVDKIDNIPFEEWGRYLEKHNTFPNNTNVHFVELIDKSNIKVKVWERGCGPTLACGTGACACLVITSKLGKTLNNANIYLPGGKLEIEWPNQAGPVLMQGPALKVFSGEIDI
- a CDS encoding cysteine desulfurase family protein, whose amino-acid sequence is MNNIYLDASATTPPHIDVINKQKDIQSECWGNPSSIHKVGVIAREILERSRLSIANKLKASSDEIFFTSGATESNYLALKVVSNTLDKGRLIISSVEHPSINIIANQLLNDGWDVKYWPVDRYGIIDLDLLEEMLSPPTRLVSIIWGQSEIGAIQPINLIGMECKKRNIIFHTDATQVLPSGLIDWSKLNVDMVSASAHKLQGPKGIGLLMLRRDIRDLLLNNPSYGFKNGSIRSGTESVPLIAGFSTAIDLLNEYVEFNANQTLFPVNNVSKMTSLLKKNLVKNKQLTFIGPHKERLPNNLSFLCHTKSMIPIKGREIVRLLSQHGVYTSSGSACSSSSQGPNPILVAINVDKPLLESGLRITIGPWISIDDINSVSNIINESLQSLEFKKQ